The following are encoded in a window of Bos indicus x Bos taurus breed Angus x Brahman F1 hybrid chromosome 4, Bos_hybrid_MaternalHap_v2.0, whole genome shotgun sequence genomic DNA:
- the LOC113891027 gene encoding translation initiation factor IF-2-like isoform X1 — protein MAGTRGPGAIRPPRRPDSPYPPAPRLVPCLAPGGSRARSPPRCSSQAVGELDLPASRGCCAAAATLAAAALRRSGGLRGGGASRAPGRVRGGGRGGRLPYLPRPVPDPWGRVTAGALPYLPGAAQTLSGSGERRDLITYLSEGPVIAAGRAHDRAGILRGRVPYGGRGGVPGGRSRPGHPPPGGGAAAPLPAVWPDLRPAAQPGAAPEGARRGGPRSRLRVPGVRQGLQRQAQPRGASAHPHGRAALPLPGVRALLQPQAEPAHAPAHPQRREAAPVRAVRPLLPRAALPAQPPAHPRAHARAAPAPPRRLRGAQALLLRPLWQELRARGLAQDPPAQPRPRARGSGGPFRPRALIRTEPAAAADCFPPQSRICDPWRCCWAGAPSLDGILGDREGWLGRGEALKRSGPLPGLGRRLPLILQDPPGGCTRLLWAPVLVFLHRHIQLRADVEWSGALGMCRAPLTQRLGMGPWACAPA, from the exons ATGGCTGGGACAAGGGGACCTGGGGCGATCCGCCCGCCTAGGCGTCCTGACAGCCCCTACCCCCCGGCGCCCCGCCTGGTTCCTTGTCTTGCCCCGGGCGGGAGCCGCGCTCGCAGCCCTCCTCGGTGCTCCAGCCAGGCTGTGGGCGAATTAGACCTCCCAGCCTCACGGGGCTGCTGTGCGGCTGCGGCGACGTTGGCGGCTGCGGCGCTGCGAAGGAGCGGCGGGCTGCGGGGAGGCGGCGCCTCGCGAGCCCCGGGCCGGGTCCGGGGCGGAGGCCGCGGAGGGAGGTTACCGTATTTACCCAGGCCGGTGCCGGACCCTTGGGGGCGGGTCACTGCGGGCGCGCTACCGTATTTGCCGGGAGCCGCGCAGACCCTTTCCGGGAGTGGCGAGCGCCGCGACTTAATTACGTATTTATCCGAG GGGCCGGTGATTGCAGCTGGACGTGCCCATGACCGAGCTGGCATCCTCCGGGGTCGGGTCCCCTACGGGGGACGGGGAGGAGTGCCTGGGGGACGATCGAGGCCTGGTCATCCACCACCCGGCGGAGGAGCAGCCGCACCGCTGCCCGCTGTGTGGCCAGACCTTCGCCCAGCAGCCCAGCCTGGTGCGGCACCAGAAGGCGCACGCCGGGGCGGGCCGCGCAGCCGCCTTCGTGTGCCCGGAGTGCGGCAAGGCCTTCAGCGTCAAGCACAACCTAGAGGTGCATCAGCGCACCCACACGGGCGAGCGGCCCTTCCCCTGCCCGGAGTGCGGGCGCTGCTTCAGCCTCAAGCAGAACCTGCTCACGCACCAGCGCATCCACAGCGGCGAGAAGCCGCACCAGTGCGCGCAGTGCGGCCGCTGCTTCCGCGAGCCGCGCTTCCTGCTCAACCACCAGCGCACCCACGCGCGCATGCCCGCGCCGCACCCGCGCCGCCCCGGCGTCTTCGGGGAGCGCAGGCCCTACTTTTGCGCCCGCTGTGGCAAGAGCTTCGCGCGCGAGGGCTCGCTCAAGACCCACCAGCGCAGCCACGGCCACGGGCCCGAGGGTCAGGCGGGCCATTTAGGCCGCGTGCTCTGATACGCACAGAACCTGCCGCCGCCGCCGACTGTTTTCCGCCCCAGAGCCGCATCTGTGACCCCTGGAGATGCTGCTGGGCTGGGGCCCCCTCTCTGGATGGGATCCTGGGAGACCGTGAGGGCTGGCTTGGGAGGGGGGAGGCTCTCAAAAGGAGTGGGCCGCTGCCGGGCTTGGGCCGCCGCCTTCCTCTCATCCTCCAGGACCCTCCGGGTGGCTGCACCCGGCTGCTTTGGGCCCCAGTGTTGGTTTTCCTCCACAGGCACATCCAGCTTAGAGCAG ATGTGGAGTGGTCAGGAGCTCTGGGCATGTGCAGGGCACCTCTGACACAGAGACTTGGAATGGGGCCCTGGGCCTGCGCCCCAGCATGA
- the LOC113891027 gene encoding zinc finger protein OZF-like isoform X2: MTELASSGVGSPTGDGEECLGDDRGLVIHHPAEEQPHRCPLCGQTFAQQPSLVRHQKAHAGAGRAAAFVCPECGKAFSVKHNLEVHQRTHTGERPFPCPECGRCFSLKQNLLTHQRIHSGEKPHQCAQCGRCFREPRFLLNHQRTHARMPAPHPRRPGVFGERRPYFCARCGKSFAREGSLKTHQRSHGHGPEGQAGHLGRVL; encoded by the coding sequence ATGACCGAGCTGGCATCCTCCGGGGTCGGGTCCCCTACGGGGGACGGGGAGGAGTGCCTGGGGGACGATCGAGGCCTGGTCATCCACCACCCGGCGGAGGAGCAGCCGCACCGCTGCCCGCTGTGTGGCCAGACCTTCGCCCAGCAGCCCAGCCTGGTGCGGCACCAGAAGGCGCACGCCGGGGCGGGCCGCGCAGCCGCCTTCGTGTGCCCGGAGTGCGGCAAGGCCTTCAGCGTCAAGCACAACCTAGAGGTGCATCAGCGCACCCACACGGGCGAGCGGCCCTTCCCCTGCCCGGAGTGCGGGCGCTGCTTCAGCCTCAAGCAGAACCTGCTCACGCACCAGCGCATCCACAGCGGCGAGAAGCCGCACCAGTGCGCGCAGTGCGGCCGCTGCTTCCGCGAGCCGCGCTTCCTGCTCAACCACCAGCGCACCCACGCGCGCATGCCCGCGCCGCACCCGCGCCGCCCCGGCGTCTTCGGGGAGCGCAGGCCCTACTTTTGCGCCCGCTGTGGCAAGAGCTTCGCGCGCGAGGGCTCGCTCAAGACCCACCAGCGCAGCCACGGCCACGGGCCCGAGGGTCAGGCGGGCCATTTAGGCCGCGTGCTCTGA